From one Verrucomicrobiota bacterium genomic stretch:
- the lspA gene encoding signal peptidase II, which yields MKSRNKTLFWVLFLIITTADQLTKWAAESYLRHGIVFNKWFSLRVSHNTGCAWGLLPNQSLTLAWIGFGALILAVLFRKKLNWYASPWISSCLLGGILGNVLDRFIRGYVVDFVVINLQIYRWPAFNLADAAMCIALVCWLFSRR from the coding sequence ATGAAGAGTCGGAATAAGACGCTCTTTTGGGTTTTGTTTTTGATTATTACCACGGCGGATCAGCTGACAAAGTGGGCGGCGGAGTCCTATCTTCGCCACGGAATTGTCTTTAACAAATGGTTTAGTCTTCGGGTATCGCACAATACCGGTTGTGCTTGGGGGCTATTGCCAAACCAGAGCCTTACATTGGCCTGGATCGGTTTTGGAGCCTTAATTCTTGCAGTTTTATTTCGCAAAAAGCTAAACTGGTATGCATCGCCATGGATTTCTTCATGTCTTCTCGGAGGGATTTTGGGCAATGTTCTCGATCGCTTTATCCGAGGATATGTGGTCGATTTTGTCGTTATCAATTTACAAATTTATCGCTGGCCAGCATTTAATCTCGCGGATGCAGCAATGTGTATTGCATTGGTGTGTTGGTTATTTTCACGCCGTTAG
- a CDS encoding TolC family protein, whose translation MRVSAWKDDVSRKWARWALGLLVFFSGCTTAKRGSHSGSDPYIEMAESLQHEGLGDLPRVTQQREEDAYALNGRELDLYELLDVALRRNPSTRIAWHQMCAASAAKKKADSAFYPSVDVGLKGIRTEQLGNAVVDENKKVRMKTNLSTVLSPEVGVYYSLFKFGAHKEASHAALRNLEAAHFQFSQAIQDAVFYVALAYFGLDSALATVEANQQNLEDAKVALDVARNRHESGLASKQDLLKAQAAYSAAVFDLESSQSAVASAQAKLALSLGVYVSSNLKITRVTSVVAPPVDEIEATLTQALGARQDLRALEKKLEAKRHQLKAKERDYYPELITGLTASRQKIRHISGMYNNFSAYVGVQWNIFDGFSRTAERLMAREEMRIAEMELRAKELDITSQVWEHFYALKSAVQKLEAAKESENCAQEAFNYTREAYQNGLCSFTDLLTSQSALSLARRQLVCAKNDLSIEWVQLAHASGQALKKDDIYEKI comes from the coding sequence ATGAGAGTCTCCGCGTGGAAGGACGACGTATCGAGGAAATGGGCACGATGGGCGCTTGGGTTATTGGTCTTTTTTTCAGGATGTACGACGGCAAAGCGGGGATCACATAGTGGTTCGGATCCGTATATTGAGATGGCCGAGTCGCTGCAGCACGAGGGACTAGGCGATTTACCGAGAGTAACGCAGCAGCGGGAGGAGGATGCTTATGCCCTCAACGGGCGTGAGCTCGACTTATATGAGTTGCTCGACGTCGCCCTACGGCGCAATCCCTCAACGCGCATCGCATGGCACCAGATGTGTGCGGCTTCAGCGGCTAAAAAGAAGGCCGATAGTGCATTTTATCCTTCCGTTGATGTAGGTCTTAAGGGGATACGAACGGAACAACTTGGAAATGCCGTCGTTGATGAGAATAAAAAGGTTCGAATGAAAACGAACCTGTCGACGGTTTTATCTCCGGAGGTAGGAGTTTATTATTCGCTATTTAAATTTGGTGCGCATAAAGAGGCTTCTCATGCGGCATTACGTAACCTCGAAGCGGCGCATTTTCAGTTTAGCCAGGCGATTCAAGATGCCGTTTTCTACGTTGCGTTAGCGTACTTCGGTCTCGATTCTGCCCTTGCGACGGTTGAAGCGAATCAACAAAATCTAGAGGACGCAAAAGTTGCCTTAGATGTTGCTCGGAATCGACACGAGTCTGGGTTAGCCAGTAAACAAGACCTTTTGAAGGCACAGGCGGCGTATTCGGCGGCAGTTTTTGATCTCGAGAGCTCGCAATCGGCAGTCGCCTCAGCGCAGGCAAAGTTAGCGCTTTCTTTGGGAGTTTATGTGTCGTCGAATCTTAAAATTACGCGTGTAACGTCGGTAGTAGCACCACCGGTGGATGAGATCGAAGCAACCTTAACCCAAGCGCTTGGTGCGAGACAAGATCTACGCGCTCTGGAGAAAAAACTTGAGGCAAAGCGGCATCAGCTCAAGGCCAAAGAACGTGATTATTATCCGGAATTGATCACAGGCCTTACTGCCTCGCGACAGAAGATCCGACATATTTCGGGGATGTACAACAACTTTTCGGCCTATGTGGGCGTACAGTGGAATATTTTTGATGGATTTTCGCGGACGGCCGAGCGCTTGATGGCGCGTGAGGAGATGAGAATTGCCGAAATGGAACTTCGAGCGAAAGAGCTTGATATAACGAGCCAAGTTTGGGAGCATTTTTACGCGTTGAAGTCGGCGGTCCAGAAGCTTGAGGCGGCGAAAGAGTCCGAAAACTGTGCACAAGAAGCCTTTAATTATACTCGCGAGGCGTACCAAAATGGGCTTTGTTCGTTTACGGATTTGTTAACGTCGCAGAGTGCGCTTTCGCTCGCACGCCGACAACTAGTTTGTGCGAAAAATGACTTATCAATTGAGTGGGTCCAGTTAGCTCACGCCAGTGGTCAGGCATTGAAAAAGGATGATATTTATGAGAAAATTTAA
- a CDS encoding efflux RND transporter periplasmic adaptor subunit, translated as MRKFKQLGHVFCALGLLLTGCGKQEQPQKGRPPVPVIMTQAIQQDLPVTLGSVGRCKAYNEVDVVSQIRGGTIIEVCFEEGALVEKDQALFRIDDRKYQAALQSAKAALERNTAQLSIDQVQLERSQSLITKDYISKQEFDTYEARVKQDQASIEAAKAAVTQAEVDLEHCTIRAPFKGLAGKRLVDLGAVVNELQKVVSVRQMSPLSVEFFIPENHFPELHRRFRDNQNQLKFDVTLIAESSVQASGALKFLDNQIDSESGVIHLKGDFDNQDFQFWPGNTVRLQLHLDMLKNATLIPSACLRINKDGKPYVYVIKEDAQSATKYRAALIYPDVGYQNEQWAQIRQGIAVGDRVILHGNMLLGDGADVIPTPER; from the coding sequence ATGAGAAAATTTAAGCAGTTAGGGCACGTGTTTTGCGCCCTTGGTCTATTGTTAACCGGTTGTGGAAAACAAGAACAACCTCAAAAAGGACGTCCACCGGTACCGGTGATCATGACGCAGGCGATTCAGCAGGATCTTCCCGTAACTCTAGGTTCTGTGGGGCGCTGTAAGGCTTATAATGAGGTTGACGTCGTTTCCCAAATCCGCGGCGGGACCATTATTGAGGTTTGTTTCGAAGAGGGTGCGCTAGTTGAAAAAGATCAAGCCCTTTTCCGGATCGATGACCGTAAATATCAGGCAGCGTTACAATCGGCAAAGGCAGCCCTAGAACGCAATACGGCGCAATTATCTATCGATCAGGTTCAGCTTGAGCGCTCCCAGTCGTTGATTACCAAGGACTATATCTCGAAGCAGGAGTTTGATACTTACGAGGCTCGGGTAAAGCAGGATCAAGCGAGTATTGAAGCCGCAAAGGCGGCCGTAACACAGGCCGAAGTAGATCTCGAGCATTGTACGATTCGTGCACCCTTTAAAGGTCTTGCGGGTAAGCGATTGGTTGATCTTGGGGCTGTCGTCAATGAACTACAAAAGGTCGTTTCGGTGCGCCAGATGTCGCCATTAAGTGTGGAGTTTTTTATCCCGGAAAATCACTTTCCAGAGCTTCACCGGCGTTTTAGAGATAATCAAAATCAACTAAAATTCGACGTTACCTTGATTGCAGAATCCTCCGTCCAGGCAAGTGGGGCACTGAAGTTTCTTGATAACCAGATCGACTCGGAAAGTGGCGTTATCCATCTTAAGGGCGATTTTGATAACCAAGATTTCCAGTTTTGGCCTGGGAATACCGTACGCCTTCAGCTCCATCTAGATATGCTTAAAAATGCGACCTTAATCCCAAGCGCGTGCTTAAGGATCAATAAAGATGGGAAGCCTTATGTGTATGTCATTAAAGAGGATGCTCAGTCTGCGACCAAGTACCGCGCCGCTTTGATTTATCCCGATGTTGGTTACCAAAATGAACAGTGGGCGCAAATTCGTCAAGGGATTGCGGTAGGTGATCGTGTCATTCTACATGGAAATATGTTGTTGGGCGATGGAGCCGATGTTATCCCAACGCCAGAACGCTAA
- a CDS encoding efflux RND transporter permease subunit, with protein sequence MKSLSEIFIRRPVMTVLCTLSVIFAGYFCYQQLPVSDLPVVDYPIIQVRAMYPGMDPQMVASNIASPLEEEFMQISGVEQITSSSMQGAVAITLQFNLDKSIDSAATDVQSAITRASSQLPQDMPSQPVYEKTDPNSTPIYFLSLVSNALSEAELYDLADREISDKISILDGVSKVQIYGVKRAIRIEIDTDRLYNKGIAISDVVAAIRAGTVSMAAGTLKGKKNSLVLKPQGQLETAKDYNDLIIAYKNGAPVYLRDIGDAVESVESEDICNHYWNRGITEDVASVALAVTRGADANAIKISKAINDLIPTLNKQLPSSVTLISAYDRAQKIIESIDDVKETLLIAFILVVSVIFLFLGRVRETVIPVVALPLSLLITFVVMWMLGYSLDNLSLLALTLAIGFLVDDAIVFLENVVRRMEQFGETPFRASIEGGKEITFTILSMTLSLAAVFIPMVFMPGQLGRVFREFSITIVVAILASGLVSITVTPMMCARLLKPISEESRTALERLVKAVEDRFLAFYGKTLHWFLRQKVLAITIWVLSLGLTYLSYLNLPRTFLPEGDSGIMMGVFIAEEGVSPQQMRQYQKQIQAVVSAEPDIYQSIIVSGLTGLMQSNQGIVVAFLKDGKRASIQEVVKNLTQKLYMVPGAMTFLQPMPNLQINTGTQKTQQGKYAFALTSNNPDELIEPAQQLQMVMLQHPGFKSVSSDLFLKNPEGLVQFLREQSSLYGVDTATVENEIKNAFSENYAYLIKGDTDQYQVIVTAKASSRNSKEDLENLYLHSQKGKLVPFSSVAKVDKKLGLVSVNHINNINSVTLYFNLDDNYAIGDAADFIRAKADELLPPSVTGEFQGEAATFAETMRVIVILLFIAIFVMYVILGILYESYIHPITVLSSLPVAIAGGLATLWGAKELGISGMELSLYACIGIFMLIGIVKKNGIMIVDFAIARQKEGKSPEEAIHEASLSRFRPIIMTTLAALMGMVPIAAGWGADGASRIPLGLCVVGGLVFSQIITLYITPVIYVCFEYFQERVLDKIPFFAREVE encoded by the coding sequence ATGAAAAGCCTCAGTGAAATTTTTATCCGCCGTCCGGTGATGACGGTGTTATGTACGCTCTCGGTTATTTTCGCGGGCTACTTTTGTTATCAGCAGCTACCTGTAAGCGATCTTCCGGTCGTCGATTACCCTATTATCCAGGTTCGGGCGATGTATCCGGGCATGGATCCGCAGATGGTCGCATCGAATATCGCTTCGCCGCTCGAAGAAGAGTTCATGCAGATTTCTGGGGTCGAGCAGATTACATCGAGTAGTATGCAGGGTGCTGTCGCGATTACGCTACAGTTTAACCTCGATAAGAGTATCGATTCCGCGGCAACTGATGTACAGTCTGCGATTACGAGAGCTTCGAGCCAGCTACCGCAGGATATGCCGTCGCAACCGGTGTATGAGAAAACGGATCCCAATAGTACTCCGATTTACTTTTTAAGCCTTGTGAGTAACGCCTTATCGGAGGCAGAGCTATATGACCTCGCAGATCGGGAAATATCGGATAAAATCAGCATTTTAGATGGCGTCTCTAAGGTCCAGATCTACGGTGTTAAGCGGGCAATTCGGATTGAGATTGATACCGATCGGCTTTATAATAAGGGCATCGCGATTTCCGATGTCGTAGCGGCAATTCGTGCCGGAACGGTTTCGATGGCGGCAGGGACGCTAAAGGGCAAAAAAAATTCCCTCGTCCTCAAACCACAGGGGCAGCTTGAGACTGCTAAGGACTATAACGATCTTATTATTGCTTATAAAAATGGCGCACCAGTTTATCTGCGCGATATCGGTGATGCGGTTGAAAGCGTAGAATCCGAGGACATTTGTAATCACTATTGGAATCGGGGTATTACAGAAGACGTTGCTTCCGTTGCGCTGGCGGTAACGCGTGGGGCCGATGCGAATGCGATTAAGATTTCGAAAGCGATTAACGATCTCATTCCTACACTGAATAAGCAGTTGCCTTCTTCGGTAACATTGATTTCCGCCTATGACCGGGCACAAAAAATTATCGAATCGATCGACGATGTAAAAGAAACGCTCTTGATTGCATTTATTCTGGTTGTTTCGGTGATCTTTTTATTCCTTGGGCGTGTACGTGAAACGGTTATTCCAGTTGTCGCGTTACCCTTATCACTTTTGATTACATTTGTGGTCATGTGGATGTTGGGGTATTCGCTCGATAATTTATCACTTTTAGCCTTAACGCTTGCGATTGGATTCTTGGTCGATGACGCGATTGTATTTTTAGAGAACGTTGTCCGACGTATGGAGCAATTCGGCGAAACGCCTTTCCGAGCATCCATCGAAGGAGGTAAAGAAATCACGTTTACAATTTTATCAATGACGCTTTCGTTAGCGGCCGTCTTTATCCCAATGGTATTTATGCCGGGACAGCTTGGGCGTGTTTTTAGGGAATTTTCTATTACCATTGTCGTTGCGATTTTAGCGTCCGGTCTCGTTTCGATTACCGTAACGCCGATGATGTGTGCGCGTTTGTTGAAGCCCATCAGTGAGGAAAGTCGGACCGCTCTAGAGCGTTTGGTTAAGGCCGTTGAAGATCGCTTTTTAGCATTTTACGGAAAGACATTGCATTGGTTTTTGCGTCAAAAAGTACTCGCGATTACCATTTGGGTTCTAAGCCTCGGGCTCACTTATTTGTCCTATCTCAACCTTCCCAGAACTTTTTTGCCAGAAGGCGATAGTGGGATTATGATGGGGGTATTTATTGCAGAAGAAGGGGTATCTCCTCAACAAATGCGACAGTACCAAAAACAGATTCAGGCAGTCGTTTCTGCGGAACCCGATATTTACCAGAGCATTATTGTTTCAGGTTTAACGGGGTTAATGCAGAGCAATCAGGGAATTGTCGTTGCCTTTTTAAAAGATGGTAAGCGGGCAAGTATCCAAGAGGTTGTCAAAAATCTAACGCAAAAGCTGTATATGGTTCCAGGAGCAATGACCTTCTTACAACCTATGCCGAATTTGCAAATCAATACCGGGACGCAGAAAACGCAACAGGGGAAGTATGCCTTTGCGCTGACCTCGAATAATCCCGATGAACTCATCGAACCAGCACAGCAATTACAGATGGTGATGCTTCAGCATCCAGGCTTTAAATCAGTTTCGAGTGATTTGTTCCTCAAAAATCCGGAAGGCCTCGTACAGTTTTTACGCGAACAGAGTTCTCTTTACGGCGTCGATACCGCGACGGTTGAGAATGAAATTAAGAATGCGTTTTCTGAAAATTACGCCTACCTGATCAAAGGTGATACAGACCAGTACCAAGTGATTGTGACGGCAAAAGCTTCTTCGCGGAATTCCAAGGAAGATCTAGAAAATCTCTACCTACACTCTCAAAAAGGGAAACTCGTACCCTTTTCATCGGTTGCTAAGGTAGATAAAAAACTGGGTCTCGTATCGGTTAATCACATCAACAATATTAATTCTGTTACACTTTACTTCAACTTAGATGACAACTACGCGATTGGTGACGCAGCTGATTTTATACGTGCCAAGGCCGATGAGCTCTTACCGCCATCGGTAACGGGAGAGTTTCAGGGAGAAGCGGCAACATTTGCGGAAACGATGCGTGTGATTGTGATTTTGCTTTTCATAGCGATTTTCGTCATGTACGTGATTTTAGGGATTTTATACGAAAGTTACATTCATCCCATCACGGTTCTTTCTTCCCTACCGGTTGCGATTGCGGGTGGGCTTGCAACGCTATGGGGAGCCAAAGAGCTAGGAATTTCCGGGATGGAGCTTTCGCTATACGCGTGCATAGGGATTTTCATGCTCATAGGCATTGTCAAAAAGAACGGGATTATGATTGTAGATTTTGCGATTGCCCGACAGAAAGAGGGTAAATCTCCGGAAGAAGCGATTCACGAAGCGAGTCTTTCACGCTTTCGTCCGATCATCATGACGACGCTTGCAGCACTCATGGGCATGGTACCGATTGCCGCCGGATGGGGTGCGGATGGTGCTTCCCGGATACCGTTAGGGCTTTGTGTAGTCGGTGGCTTAGTCTTTTCCCAGATCATCACGCTCTACATCACACCGGTGATTTACGTCTGTTTTGAGTACTTCCAAGAGCGTGTCCTCGACAAAATTCCCTTCTTCGCCCGGGAGGTGGAATAA
- a CDS encoding iron ABC transporter permease, producing the protein MTKLFSLSVFVVTTLLLGCFFLWPIWEILQGGFFNVDGQWTLGFFKIIFQNHVYVEGLCNAIIIGLMSTLTALLIAIPLAYCSHKYEFPFKKILTTATLLPIMLPPFVGAIGIQQIFGSYGIVNALLWKFGWLPTGEIIDWLGHYKLLGIVLMNALGLYPILYLNIIASLANIDSAMEEAAANFGCIGLKRFFKITLPLITPGIFAGSTLVFIWAFTELGVPLIFDYNTVTPVQIYFGLKDIGGNPFPYALVSVMLCFSLLFYILGKFVLGRYDFASISKATHTAVTVRPHFCFQLFLSFGFFSVTFCALLPHLAVILKSCASDWYSTMLPETWTFQNYAIALGHPLTTPSILNSLIYSSCATIIALLLGISIAFVVVRTRFPGRNLIDSLAMLPLSVPGLVTAFGYLAMSQTGRLFAFLNPIENPTTLLIIAYAIRKLPFMVRSASAGLQQTSVAYEEAAQCFGCSPIRSTFKITIPLISANLIAGGLLVFSQTMLEVSDSIVLAQKQQFYPITKAIYELIHMLGDGPFLACALGVWAMTFLAIAIMGVSTLLGKSFGNIFKI; encoded by the coding sequence ATGACTAAATTATTTTCGCTGAGCGTGTTCGTCGTCACAACCCTACTGTTAGGGTGCTTCTTTTTGTGGCCGATTTGGGAAATTCTCCAGGGCGGGTTCTTTAACGTCGATGGCCAGTGGACGCTCGGTTTTTTTAAAATCATTTTCCAAAATCACGTATACGTCGAGGGCCTCTGTAATGCGATTATTATCGGGCTCATGTCGACTTTGACAGCTCTACTGATTGCGATTCCGCTTGCGTACTGTTCGCACAAATACGAATTTCCGTTTAAAAAAATTCTCACAACAGCGACACTATTACCCATTATGCTCCCGCCTTTTGTTGGAGCGATTGGCATTCAGCAGATTTTCGGTTCTTACGGGATTGTAAACGCGCTGCTCTGGAAATTTGGCTGGCTACCCACCGGGGAAATTATCGATTGGCTTGGCCATTACAAGCTCTTGGGGATTGTGCTGATGAATGCCCTCGGGCTTTATCCTATTCTGTATCTCAATATCATTGCGTCGCTTGCAAATATCGACTCTGCGATGGAAGAAGCCGCGGCGAACTTTGGCTGTATCGGTCTCAAACGATTTTTTAAGATCACACTTCCACTCATTACGCCGGGGATTTTTGCGGGTTCGACACTGGTCTTCATCTGGGCGTTTACGGAACTCGGTGTACCGCTTATTTTTGATTACAACACGGTCACCCCGGTCCAAATTTACTTCGGACTCAAGGATATTGGCGGAAATCCTTTTCCTTATGCACTAGTCTCCGTAATGCTCTGTTTTTCACTTCTGTTCTACATTTTAGGGAAATTTGTCCTCGGTCGTTATGACTTTGCATCAATTTCAAAAGCTACGCATACCGCAGTTACAGTCCGCCCTCATTTTTGCTTTCAACTTTTTTTAAGCTTTGGATTTTTCAGCGTTACGTTTTGTGCCCTCTTACCGCACCTTGCGGTGATCTTAAAATCCTGTGCCTCCGATTGGTACAGCACGATGTTACCGGAGACATGGACGTTCCAAAATTACGCCATTGCGCTTGGACATCCTCTTACGACGCCCTCGATCCTCAATAGCCTCATCTATTCAAGCTGTGCGACCATTATAGCCCTTCTCTTGGGGATTTCGATCGCCTTTGTGGTCGTTCGCACACGCTTCCCTGGTCGGAATCTCATCGATTCTCTGGCGATGTTACCACTCTCGGTGCCGGGGCTTGTAACGGCCTTCGGTTATCTTGCTATGAGCCAAACCGGACGTCTTTTTGCCTTTCTCAATCCTATTGAAAATCCAACAACGCTACTCATCATCGCATACGCCATTCGTAAACTGCCCTTTATGGTCCGCTCGGCAAGTGCAGGGCTCCAACAGACCAGTGTCGCCTATGAGGAAGCTGCTCAGTGTTTTGGTTGTTCTCCGATCCGTTCGACCTTCAAGATCACAATTCCGTTAATCAGTGCAAACCTCATTGCGGGCGGCTTACTGGTTTTCTCCCAAACGATGCTCGAAGTTTCCGACTCGATTGTACTTGCCCAGAAGCAACAGTTTTACCCAATTACGAAGGCCATTTATGAGTTGATTCACATGCTTGGCGACGGCCCATTCCTCGCCTGTGCACTTGGCGTCTGGGCCATGACCTTTTTAGCAATTGCCATCATGGGCGTCTCCACCCTCCTTGGCAAAAGCTTCGGTAATATCTTTAAAATTTGA
- a CDS encoding PD-(D/E)XK nuclease family protein, with the protein MPGFVTSDFRSIQQDLSSLFSALDHHEAISTCALCPSQVVILYLRQFTEQHFPNLAGIAWFTFEDFLEWVLQQNPEIPHIVTRHELLFLLRNRNIPCTSPEASFKVLRHNPETEKIIAAELHRLGWITPEQFLCHQDWGKVFPQKIFQHFLLFGITASDPLYLSAPFARLCKTIAKRVTYFAFDLKNGVVPMHKTLGKNWDEVILRPSLQNASSVAEKVFSIVDGDTGTYITQSLAQKQFPNTSIPTETTAIICFTEADAVRIAYALQKKNLPFLSGFRAHTSNLRDNFLAAWLYWQRTERLEDFIDFYTAWQKLQPTSPREKPIREILAEAFALNPTRDINTLRQNLPPHICEFLQNYPLLPKEGLLGVFTENTETIFPNIFKKFPADYAVTKNAFLDFIEIAHHSQPQHPYVSCKTSIYLLDLTSVRLLSFNRIIVFLGNEVPEKSLEALRNLNAPRIDFLTERTSQSSTFSLLYHQVTETILSPDRVSTITVHCRKNENRSSFPELEHVHQERTGPQKAQSIFAYTRKTDCIRLSTTAIEHAYTHSESVWYRHILKNAPTTLDFEPKKWAGIWTHQLLAFPNTTLPELREMQMLIQAKALELIPSTPRKSVLNNAVTNALRIAEKLGTNTEYPYLTSEIDLQTPLCLSDGTEIPICGRADAILSKKPFRNNFHSENAQNDLILIDYKTGATSTKDLKKLAKKYTRLPDSLTGFQLVLYGWILRTMNYKNIQLLILNPDPYAPVELIPIDSILDGDNQLFFEHYLRSLLIEGAFGYEFQSPFISYSFVLPIAEIAPAKEILLAQKIKRLWDPIFSEQK; encoded by the coding sequence GTGCCGGGGTTCGTGACAAGCGATTTTCGTTCAATTCAGCAAGATTTGTCATCGCTATTTTCCGCGTTGGACCATCATGAAGCGATTTCCACTTGCGCACTCTGCCCTTCTCAAGTTGTAATTTTGTACCTCCGGCAATTCACGGAACAGCACTTCCCGAATTTGGCGGGTATTGCATGGTTTACTTTCGAAGACTTTTTAGAATGGGTTCTGCAACAAAACCCAGAAATACCTCACATTGTTACACGTCACGAGTTGCTATTTTTATTACGCAATCGTAACATTCCATGCACGTCGCCCGAAGCAAGTTTTAAAGTTTTACGTCACAATCCTGAGACTGAGAAAATAATCGCTGCGGAGTTGCATCGCCTTGGTTGGATCACACCCGAACAATTCTTATGTCACCAAGATTGGGGAAAAGTTTTCCCTCAAAAAATTTTCCAGCATTTTCTTCTATTTGGGATTACCGCGTCGGATCCCCTTTATCTCAGCGCACCATTTGCTCGACTGTGTAAAACGATTGCCAAACGGGTTACCTATTTCGCTTTCGATCTGAAGAACGGCGTGGTGCCAATGCACAAAACGCTCGGGAAAAATTGGGACGAGGTGATATTGCGCCCTTCTCTGCAAAACGCAAGCAGTGTCGCAGAAAAAGTTTTTTCAATCGTCGATGGCGATACAGGTACTTATATTACACAATCGCTCGCTCAGAAACAATTCCCAAATACTTCTATTCCCACCGAAACTACTGCGATTATTTGTTTTACCGAAGCAGACGCCGTGCGAATTGCCTATGCTCTCCAAAAAAAAAATTTGCCGTTTTTAAGCGGATTTAGGGCACACACCTCGAATTTACGGGACAATTTCCTCGCTGCATGGCTGTATTGGCAACGAACCGAACGTTTGGAGGACTTCATCGATTTTTACACCGCTTGGCAAAAGCTCCAACCGACGTCGCCCCGAGAAAAACCGATTCGTGAAATTTTGGCAGAGGCTTTTGCGCTCAATCCAACGCGGGATATCAATACACTGCGCCAAAACCTTCCCCCGCACATCTGCGAATTTCTTCAAAACTACCCACTCCTCCCTAAAGAAGGTCTTTTAGGGGTATTTACCGAAAATACAGAAACAATTTTCCCGAACATTTTCAAAAAATTTCCCGCAGATTATGCGGTCACAAAGAACGCCTTTTTGGATTTTATCGAAATTGCTCATCATTCTCAACCGCAACACCCCTATGTGTCCTGTAAAACTTCCATTTACTTACTTGATCTGACCTCCGTACGGCTGCTGTCGTTTAACCGTATTATTGTCTTTTTAGGGAATGAAGTTCCCGAAAAATCGCTTGAAGCGCTACGAAATTTGAACGCTCCACGCATTGATTTTTTGACAGAACGTACCTCTCAATCGTCGACTTTTTCGCTGCTTTATCACCAAGTTACAGAAACAATTTTATCGCCCGATCGGGTAAGCACCATCACCGTTCATTGTCGGAAAAATGAAAATCGCTCGAGTTTTCCAGAGCTTGAACATGTTCACCAGGAACGCACCGGTCCACAAAAGGCTCAGAGCATTTTTGCATACACTCGAAAAACAGACTGTATCCGACTGTCCACAACGGCTATCGAGCACGCGTATACACATTCCGAAAGTGTTTGGTATCGTCACATTTTAAAGAACGCCCCCACAACACTCGATTTTGAGCCGAAAAAATGGGCCGGCATTTGGACACACCAACTACTCGCTTTTCCCAACACAACGCTTCCTGAACTTCGTGAAATGCAAATGTTGATTCAGGCTAAAGCATTAGAGTTAATACCCTCTACACCGCGAAAAAGCGTCCTCAACAATGCAGTTACCAATGCCCTAAGAATTGCTGAAAAACTGGGAACAAATACGGAATACCCCTATTTAACGAGCGAAATCGACCTTCAAACGCCACTCTGTCTTTCGGATGGTACGGAAATTCCTATCTGCGGGCGTGCAGATGCGATTTTATCGAAAAAACCTTTTCGTAACAATTTTCATTCAGAAAATGCACAAAACGATCTAATTTTAATCGACTACAAAACAGGTGCTACATCGACAAAAGACCTTAAAAAGCTAGCGAAAAAATACACGCGTCTGCCAGACTCTCTCACGGGCTTTCAACTCGTACTATACGGCTGGATTTTGCGTACAATGAACTACAAAAATATCCAACTGCTCATCCTCAACCCCGATCCCTACGCACCGGTCGAACTTATCCCCATAGATTCAATTTTAGACGGTGATAACCAGCTCTTTTTCGAACATTATCTCCGTTCACTCCTAATCGAGGGCGCCTTTGGTTATGAATTTCAATCCCCGTTTATATCCTATTCTTTTGTGCTGCCAATCGCGGAAATCGCACCTGCTAAAGAGATTCTTCTGGCACAAAAAATAAAACGGCTATGGGATCCGATCTTTTCCGAACAAAAATAG
- a CDS encoding type II toxin-antitoxin system RelE/ParE family toxin — MHQITFSKQSLKEFNQLDRKMQLEFVEQLSVFCDECLKHKSTNVQKFRRGERDIYRCRIGDLRVYFELNEDAVLCTYILHQHTLSDFIYRNKLPISEEQMCEQYDSFWKYLESLRR; from the coding sequence ATGCACCAAATTACGTTCAGCAAGCAGAGCCTGAAGGAGTTCAATCAACTCGACAGGAAAATGCAGCTTGAGTTTGTCGAGCAGCTGAGCGTGTTTTGCGATGAGTGCTTGAAACATAAATCGACAAATGTCCAAAAATTTCGCCGTGGCGAACGTGACATTTATCGCTGCCGTATCGGTGATTTGCGCGTCTACTTCGAACTCAACGAGGATGCTGTTTTGTGCACGTACATCCTCCACCAGCACACACTATCCGATTTTATCTATCGCAATAAGCTGCCGATTTCAGAAGAGCAGATGTGCGAACAATACGATTCGTTCTGGAAATATTTGGAATCCTTGCGTCGCTGA